aacTTTTGTCGCTATCTTTGAGATCGAATTAGTGGCTAAATACAGGAGTGTACTGAATAATTTTGTTTTCAGGTAATAATCTGAATGAGGAAGACGAATACGTAGAATATATAGAAGAGATCATTGAGGATGATGATGACATAGAGGATGTTCCGTAGAGTTTGGAGATTTGAATTCTTTCAGTCGAGTTCTTTTAGAATTTGTGGATTATttccttttaaatattttggctAATCCTTTGAAAGACTTATTTATTTACTCATTGATGTGATTGAGAGATTGActcattattttcttttaataaataaGTTATTATTCTTTATAAATTTTAGGCCTTGTGTTGATTATATGAGTTATCGATACTTTATATAAGGCTTGACCTCTACAAATATTGCGTGTGTTTGGGTGTGCGAAATCCGGGCCTTACATCGGGGATTCACTGTTTGCCTATAGGTGAAAATATCCTATGtaatctgatgagttaataatgcAAGAATCTCTGTCCAGAGTAAGACATGTATATTTTTGAAATGTGTTTCCTCAGTTACACATACCATGTCATTATTATTGTTCAAAGATACAACACATCGTTATAGAATTTATATGCAACTCTCAATATACAAATGGTTGCAAATTCGATCGGGgtatatgagttgaagagaccatactgtatgctaaccataacttaataTTCTTCCTGACACTTTCatcgatacctaggggatcatggaaCGATGCTAGtagatgctcttaccatgatctgatgggtgcaatcagaaatgactTCTAACATTTTTGATAaatgtgttgatgaaaagaattagACTAATTAGGATAAGctcaaataagaataaatgttattttgaatcacatgaAAATGTAAACCCACATCTAGATGTATTCTTGAATAattgagagtcacacaagtATAGTTGAGATAATcaaagttcaaggagttgaatttgacgatTGTAATTTGATATAGATCAAACAAAATGCttataaaagattttataaGCTGATTTCATATGATGAAATAAGTGAAAGTTAGCTTAACTGCTAATTAAGTAAAGAGAATAGAACTGCATGTTTTGTTGAAAAGTTCACAAAACTAGCGGCTGCCAAAAATAGATCGGtggaaattttgatcttcgaaatttttaatttttattttgtgaacaagatttgtacccTTGATATATCGGCGCTGTCAGATCGTCGATCGAGCTTATAacgagttcacaattatttatttagtaaaattagaatttactaattaaataatagtattagtAGTTGTGACTATTAATATTacaaaattctcataaaatattttagaggaatatagaattaattaactaataagttaatcaagaaaattaaataatgattatttaatttataaNTATATATACGCACACTTTACATGGAGATATAAAgatatgtatataatatattatgcaTCATCAAGACTTaattgatatatgatataataaacatgagaattttaattaatgaaaaaaaatcttGATGGGAGTAGGATAATGAATCATAATAGGAGAAAGACTCCTGATGTGATCATGAATCAAGCTCTATAAAAATTTCATTCAGTGTCATATGAAATAAAACTATTTTTGCAAAGAAAATTTTGGCCTAAACATCATATGGATGTTTAAATTCATACGACGCCCATGAAGCTTTTCGAACAtcgaaacaaaaattttaaaattttcgctACACTTTGAGTGCGATAAAACGATACTCCAACAATAGTATAAGAGCCAGGTTTTCCCAATCATATGTCTTGTTTAATTCATGTTGAGCATTTTTATTTCGAACCGTGTTTGAAATTCCTGAAAAATAACCgcctttcaaatttaaattttcaaaaccaaaaaaaaaaatttctcgaaCAGGAGCGCGCGCCTGCCCAGATTTTTTTAAAGGGTATACATCTTTGGCATCCTTTAGAGTAAAATAAGATTGAAACGCTCGAATATATACATATGTCGTTCTCTAGTACTCTTATTAGAGGGGATTAAGGTTATGACAATCCCTACTGCTTATATTAAAACTTTCCAAGGCCCGCCTCATGGTCTGCAAATGATGCACGAACTGTTCGGGCAGGCTGCCTCAGATAGTCCTGGGCAGTCCTGCggcatttttaaaattttcaaaatttttggatcgAAATTTATAATCtataaaaatcaatcaaatcaattctcgaaaataaattttgattaaattatggaattttctcacgaaataaattttaattatctatgATAAAAGTATTTCTACAAGATTATTTAATTGAAGTTAAATACAAGCGTTTGTTTAACTTATTAATTATGACGATTATTGATAATTTATAAGATatatgatttgttgataatatgtgatattataaaattaatataatatttgatataatatgataaaaaaataatcaagagTTATGACCAATTTTTTAGGtgtatgttatgatattttacatgttatttttaattatttgataattatttaaaatgtgacTAGTTTATGACATATTCTCATACTTAAATTTGTATCTCAATGTGCAATtgaaatttaatgtaaatattagatttagtgggagatcaagatttgaagattaTGGTCCCAGAACCTCGAAAggagttttgaagatcgaagacatataaaatattagaaacttatgtaatattgcatttgcatccctacaTTTACCTAGGTTTGGACATTGATTCATATATGACTCGTATGTATCATTTAACTCTCGGTTATCAATCATCCTttgttatttataataaatacatttgatatattataaataatcagtatgCGCGTTATTATTAACATAATAACAAGAGTTTCATGAATCTGacaaacatacaaacaaacatgtcacaagtttttaaaattaataatgagacaagtttttaaaacaaaatcttTCATTTTGGATAAgatctaaaatttaaattaagctagttaaaaagaaaattaaaagaaagtttaatacTTCATTTTCTTCCATCAACGATgattgcatgatgaacgctacccacAGTTAGTGTCACGTGGAATTGTAAATGTACCCCTACTGTCCAAATCTTCCGTTCAGCCATGGATCTTCGTTGACAATGGCAAGCACTTTTTGTTTCATCCATCCACGTTTTGTTTCTTGACTCTCTTCATTTCACTTAACAACAATAATTTCTACATATATGCGATATTATGTTTGGTCCAGACGGCTGAGTTATTCATTCGccttctttaaaatttttttttatgtaattttgtctGGCTTGGTTTAATATAATCGTCttgtttatttcaaaaaaaaaaagaagtcgAATCATATATGCGATATTATGGTTGGATTCCTTTTCTGTCGACTTTTTATGTTACTAAAATTAAAAGTAgttaatacttttttttatgagtgggtctcatgtgagatcgtctcacggatcttaatctgtgagatgggtcaacccgacccatattcacaataaaaagtaatactcttaacataaaaagtaatactttttcatggatgatccaaataagagatccgtctcacaaatacgacccgtgagaccgtctcatataagtttttgcctttttttatttaagatattttctcatttgctatatttttttaatataattactaAGTTTAGTTTAATTTTTTGTGTTCTCTGAATATTTTGtacattaattatatattattatataacatcATTGGTTCATTAAATTCTTACATAACATTATACTTATAATaaacgattttttaaaaaagatatatagttttaaaaatttcaatattatgtCTTAAAAACTATCCTCCAAAGAATatcgaaataaaatattctaattgttatgaatttaaTTGACTTGTTTGGCTCCGCCACTGGGCTAACACCACTTATATGCATATAGATCAATAATATATCATGaatgattttcaaataataataataataatataacatgAATGTCCGGGTGTTCGAATTGGTGGAGTAGTTGAGTGTTTGACCATTATTTACAATTAATCTATGAAATAATGAGCACTTAAGGATAAAAATACGGAAATCGAACTCGTGAATGGCCTTGATGGGTGTCCAAATTGGTGGAATAAGTGGACATTTGACCAATGATCATGAGTTCATTtccatatttttatcattaagTGCTCAATATTATGTGAGACTAATTGTAAAAACAATATGCTCAACCAATCTAAAAGTTGTATCCGTCAGGGTAAGCATTTGATCGGTTCGATTACCAACcgaaacataaatttaaaaaccAAATTAaccaaaagttttttttttatcaaaccaAATCGAGCgaatattttatcaaaacaaaaaaaaaaaaaaccgaattAAAAATCAGTTATTTTTGTCTATAACCAAAGTAACCAAATTTTCAGGGGGGGAAAAGTGAAAATTGAAACATGTAGGATTTAAAAATCCATTATTCTAATTCAAGGTATATGGACCATGGTATGTATATATGGAAGTGGAGCAAGAAGTGTCCAAGCAACTCAGTCATGTGAATATGTATACAGATCATATACAATGGAAGGAGAACAATATGTGGTGGTGTTTAGGCATAAAGACATCGTTTCGATATAAGAAGGATCTTTCACAATGTCCGACGTAGTGCAGACCAATTGAATTATGTAGACATCACATGAGGTTCACTTGATCCAACAGTGATGTTATGCACAATACCATATCCAAAACCGTTTCGACATGATATCAATATCCTCTTTCAGTCATGTGATAAACGTTACTTTCTCCACACCTttcttttcttctatttttttaaagtattttctccatttctttttctttgtctTGTCCACCCTTAATATCAGTTCCCCTGTAGTGGCCATTCCCAAGTCAAATGGTTCGAAGTCCGCTGTGTAATGAAAAAGTGTGTCAATCTAGTAAAAGCAGAgagtttttgaaaattaaaaatctaaaGCTCATACAAGCTAAAGTTTGAGtgttttaagaaaaattgcttacaaacttaattttaataaaatgacaacaatatttttaacatatataacATCGATATACTTTAATTAATCTAAATATTGGtttattattacattttgaatatttttttattaaaattaatttatcttgttttttgaaaacttatataatattaataaaaattaagaaaacaaacagaaaaaatatgtaaaaaaaaattctggaaatgaaaattataaaaaatgtaaaatattgtttttaaaaataaatgttcattataaaatatgattgaaaatTTACGAATTCCattataaattcttaaaaatttatatataaataaaatttaaaattttaaaaatctccaaaaatatttataaaaaaggaCGTGAATCTGAGATAAACGTGCGGTAAAAATAACCGAGAGCGATTATGGAATATgataagttatatatataaagttataatttAAAACATTGATTCTAATTTTTGGTTAAAAATTAACAGCATTAACTAACAAACACCCAACATATTTTGAGACAAATATAATCTTGAAAGAGCTCCTTACAACCTCTTTCGAACACTCTGTTGGGTTATTAATGAAATAGGTCctcatattatcatataaatcgTGTAATTTTGTACTTATTGAATATCATACGATGAAGAAATATATTGTCTTCAAGTGGCGTTTTAAGTGCAATCATTACGAAAATTATCGGAATTAAGATAAATATACACTcatatataacttttaattCAGTACTAACACAATGCCAACAAAGAAATACATTACACGGAGACATGCAATATGCACAAGTTCAATTAACGAatcaactatttatttaagaaaatgacatctGTATAATACGAGTATATCAAAATTTCTTCTTCACGTGTGATCTTCGTAATAATGAGAAGTTGGACGGATagaatcacataaaaaaaaatcgagataTTTACTTTTGAGATTTCTTAGGGCTCAATGCAAATAGTTCTGGCGGAGAATTCGATAATACTTCAAGCTAGTTGCAGCTCTACTTAGTTTTTATCGACAcccacttcttcaaattcttcgCCACCCCCCCTTCTTACCCGCTCTCCATCTGCGTACAGGGAAGAGAAAAAAGGCTGAATCTTGATAACTGTGGTTGGGTTTTTTCGCTTGCATTTCAAAGGTACGAATTGCTGTGTTAACAGATCTATCATGTGTGAACCAGCGAAGAGATGATTTATCCTGCATTGTCCCGTTTTTATGACTCGTTTGTGAAGATTCTATGATGGGTTATCTTCTGATTTTGATTTGTTCTTCCAGGGTGGTTGATTAGATTGATTGTTTGATCTGCAATGGACACTGCAGCCATGTCATTTTGCACTAAATCTGTCTGCTCTCCTTGCTCGCCTCCTGTGAGcaattatttacttttttctGTCCGTCAAATCGTGTTTACCTCGTTCTTTTATCATTTCTACATACAATCGTTGGTGTGTGCCGTCAATCATGATGTGTCTATGTGATGTATGATCAGGGAAATTTATGTATGCTTTTGCATGTGCTCTGGAATGAATTTTGATTGGTGTTTTCTTAAATTATAAACGCAGACTCGATTGTAAAACCATGAAATGTGAGCTGCTTTTCTATCTTATTTACTGAATTATCGGGCCATTTTCAAGTGCTTCAAGGTCTCTTCTGATGGTTTCTTATAAAAGCGCTGGATTTGTCTGTTTCTTGGAAAACCTTCAAGTGTtgaattttggaatgaagaCAAGATCATTGTCATCAATCAACTTATAGATGGACCCTGATTATTGATCCACAATATCAGGACACTAACTGAAAAGCAAAGGAGAAAAATTTCTAATAATAACAAACTATAAAATATCCTAAAATTGAGCAGATAACCAGAATCACGAATGCGCTAGTGGTATTAGTCAGGATTTCTGCTACACATTATTCCATCCCGTTGTCTATCATGATGTTACAAGGGTATATTTTCAGGAATAATTTTTGTTGCTAATTAAAACTTATGAATGGACTTTGTTAGTCCAAGTGTACAAAGTTCTTTTTTGCGGAATGACTCCAGTTACCCAGTAGATACCTATTATTTGCAACCAGTCTGACTTCACGATTATAGATGTGGCATGTTAGTACATTGTTGATTTGCTTTTtgttatgttgatttttggaatCGGAATGTTTTTCCTATTACGTTGTGATGTCATAGGAGCTTCATGTTTTTTAGTTGAATTCGTGCTATCAGCTATCTGTTTTTTGATACTCTGCAAATTGACATGCTTTTTATATTTGTAATCTTAATATTTCTGCAATGCAGCCTAgctatgttatttatttttagttcCTATATTCCTATATTTTTCCTGGGATTCTAATTTCTATTTGATTACTTCTTGAAGGGTTTGTTCCTTGGGAGGACAACAGTTATCAGGAGCTCACAGTGCAGCTTTGTGGCGGGAAGTAGGGTCTCTTTTCCTAGACAGAGGACTCAAGCTTCTCGAGTTGCTAGTAAATCTGGTCAACGTGGGGGGGCTCTTGCTGCTACATGTCGGGATGATAAAATTTTGGTTGCAAACAGAGGAGAGATTGCTGTTCGTGTGATTCGGACTGCCCATGAGATGGGGATCCCTTGTGTTGCTGTTTACTCAACAATCGATAAGGACGCTCTTCATGTAAAACTAGCTGATGAATCTGTTTGCATAGGAGAAGCACCCAGCAGTCAATCGTAAGccatcatgatatttttattccttTTGTAAAGATTCATACCTTCCCCTCATGTTATGTCTGGAACCAGGGTTACAAAAGTTAAATTGTATCCAATCTGTCCTACACCTTTTTATTAGAAAACAGTAATTTTAGTGCTCGATGTTCCATTAATATTTCATCTTTAGACAAAGGCTAATTTATATGAATCTCACCCTTGCTCAAGAATCAATAAGCACAAGCTGctcaatattttcttttccaCGTCATGGAAATATGTTCAGCTTGAGCTCCTTGTGGTTGGCATAATACTGAAGGTACACTAATGAATACCTTGTTTTGGAATGATTAGGAAAAATAGAACAGGTCTATATCTGTTTAAAGCTATGGTTTGTACTGGgaagaaataaaatttgaagCCTTTGACCTCTTCCTCTATGAACCATATAACTAACAGAACTTCTGAAAATCCTTCTCAATTTGGGCACACTGGGAGATAGCTGAGATTAGGAATATCGATGGGTTGtaagaagaaaatttttatttactcCAGGGGCATCTGATAATAAAGTTGTCAGAGAATTGTAATAGGTCCAAACAGATAGATTTTCAGTAAGATTCTTTGACCTCTGTGTCGCCTCTAACTGTACAGACAGTTCTACATAAAAATGATAGAAACTATATGCAGTAGAATGGAGGGAGGGGAGGGAGTTAAAGTATTTTTCTCAGTGTGTTCATTTGTCACATAATGCTCTCGACTGTCCCCATTGTATCATTTGTTGTGAATCTGTGAGTCTTATCATTCACGTTGTAATAGTCATCTCAGCAGGAATAGGGATTAGCAAATAGAAAAAAGGTCGTGCTATGCCTGCTTTTGATGATCCTCTAGCATTTTTGACAGTTCAGTCCCATGCTGCCTTCCCTGTTAAAGAGAGCCAGACATTCCTTTGTTCATCATTTgaacaaattttttcttttggtttgctgagtttagaaaaaaaatacatatatgtgATTGTGACATTGAACCACCCCAGTTATTATTCATTTACGGTTTGATGTTTTACTACAGAAATATACATGTGGAGACACTTATGATTATACAAAAAATATGATTGCCTTGGcgtaatttataaataaactGGTTCTATCTAGATATTTGGAACGTCCATCGGTATCATATGTTTTCTCTTCTATTGCTTGCCAATCTCTCAAAACGAAAAAGGGAAAAGAATAATATGTTATTAAGCAGTCTTCAAGTATTTCgatgtttctttttcttttctttaagtGTGGTTGTAGGTTATGTATATGAACAAAATACATAAGGATGATTGTTAAGACACCCAAAAGCTTCTTTTTAGAGATTGAAAAAGATATATGGCAACgaatatttttttcatcttttctGACTTTTCCTATGAACTTTGAAGACAACTGTCATACTCATTTCACATCTAGTCGTAAACaatattttcttgttttggTTTTCTTACAGGTATTTGGTGATTCCAAATGTGTTATCTGCTGCCATCAGCCGTGGATGTACTATGCTGCATCCTGGATATGGTTTCCTTTCTGAAAATGCTGTTTTCGTTGAGATGTGCAGAGAACATGGGATCAATTTTATTGGACCAAATGTAAGTTCTCAAGATTAAAAATGTTCGCACAAAGTCGTTTACAGTCACAAGTTTTTGTAGGCTTAGCAGGGGTAGTGTTAGGTATGAACAATGTAATGGCTGtatgattaaaaatttaaatcagtGAGTTGTTCTCAATTAGAATAGGGGGGAAAAGTAACTTGACAAAAGACTCCAGTTCAGCAGCTAGCCTCTTCTATTTGTAATGGCTAGAatacaacaaatatttgaatattcAAATTTGAGGCTTTTGCAGCCGGAAAGCATTAGGGTTATGGGTGATAAATCCACTGCTAGGGATACAATGAAGAATGCTGGAGTTCCAACTGTGCCTGGAAGTGATGGATTGTTAAAGGTACTTCCCTTTGGCAGAATTATTTCTGTATGGCCACCATATCTTGGGAATTCGCTATCAAAAATCTGTGAACAACTTCTTGTCTTTGTATGTGAACTTCTTTTCAATGCAGACCACTGAAGAAGCTATTAAACTAGCAGACGAGATTGGTTATCCTGTTATGATCAAGGTAAGTTTCGCATTAATATGCATATTCTCATACATGGACACATAGACAGACATGGAATCTACTGAattattttctatatatttcttCTTGTATATCCGTTGTACGTTCTCATTCCATGTTATATTCTCAAGATAGATATAGAAGTGTTTTCACTACAGTCATATTTTGCATGGACTAAATTCCAAGAAGTTATCACAAGCTTCTCCATCTGAATTATAACTAATTCTTTTAAAGGCAACAGCTGGTGGCGGAGGACGTGGAATGCGCCTTGCGAAAAAGCCTGATGAATTTGTGAAATTGTTGCAGGTAGTCCATGTTTCCCTAAATTTACCTTGTAGTTATATGTTGCCTGTTACGTCCTTGGgagattaattattttctattttattagGGTTAGTATCTACTCAAATATGTATAGTATCTACTCAAATATGTATAAAAACTATCTTTTGGTTAGACCTATTTATTTTGTGAGAATACCGAGCAACAACCTTCCCTTTGAGGTCTTTATGGATTTTATTCTCAATCTAGGTGTATATCCAATCATGCGAAGTTGTCACAAATGTGTTCTTCAAACATTTATTTATCTCTTGATGTCAAATAATCAGTTCAATGGTTTCAAAACAAAATCCGTGCATGCCGCAGCTATCTAACTAAATTTTGCATTAGTTCTTTAGCTTAAGATCATTCTAACTAAATTTTGTGGGTGGCAGCAAGCAAAGACTGAGGCTGCAGCTGCATTTGGTAACGACGGTGTTTACCTGGAGAAGTATATCCAGAATCCAAGGCATATTGAATTTCAGGTACTATT
The DNA window shown above is from Primulina huaijiensis isolate GDHJ02 chromosome 12, ASM1229523v2, whole genome shotgun sequence and carries:
- the LOC140989887 gene encoding biotin carboxylase 1, chloroplastic, with the translated sequence MDTAAMSFCTKSVCSPCSPPGLFLGRTTVIRSSQCSFVAGSRVSFPRQRTQASRVASKSGQRGGALAATCRDDKILVANRGEIAVRVIRTAHEMGIPCVAVYSTIDKDALHVKLADESVCIGEAPSSQSYLVIPNVLSAAISRGCTMLHPGYGFLSENAVFVEMCREHGINFIGPNPESIRVMGDKSTARDTMKNAGVPTVPGSDGLLKTTEEAIKLADEIGYPVMIKATAGGGGRGMRLAKKPDEFVKLLQQAKTEAAAAFGNDGVYLEKYIQNPRHIEFQVLADKFGNVIHFGERDCSIQRRNQKLLEEAPSPALTPELRKVMGDAAVAAAASIGYIGVGTVEFLLDERGSFYFMEMNTRIQVEHPVTEMISSVDLIEEQIRVARGEKLRYTQEDIVLSGHSIECRINAEDAFKNFRPGPGRITAYLPPGGPFVRMDSHVYPDYVVPPSYDSLLGKLIVWAPTRERAIQRMKRALDDTIITGVPTTIDYHKLILEVEDFKNGNVDTAFIPKHEQELAAPLPTEPATKQKELVNASA